The following proteins come from a genomic window of Pyxidicoccus sp. MSG2:
- a CDS encoding helicase-related protein translates to MSLVEGSKVRYLPQPEWGVGHLMSFQEEGAKALVSFPAREDAPVLVSTKGGALVQYALPPGEPVLTYKGRLALVIREEPGARGLRRYVLRYADDGEEDELPESEVRALPPRSDLLSTLREGRVGDSKAFMLRKQALVLDDERRCDALGALLASRIMVKPHQVGVVQRVLSARRPRFVLADEVGLGKTIEAGMVFSALRLSGLARRCLVVAPSHLTVQWLVELFHKFNQLFTLMDSDRYEQSLKEAPGVSPWARFPLVVTSLELLSRSAEHRRELAGEDAFWDLVIVDEAHHLKGEKAFESAKVLAGNSWGLLLLTATPMQLDPAEYHGLLTLIDAGTAPTVAGFEERLKRQEELSSAVRALMEGGKPSTAVQALAKRFPEDAKLAALKDRDALLQHLAETYSLSDRLVRNRRAVVGGFSTRRLHRHPVELPAEELKVRDAALATLAEGSLRGAPLGNVLRRLESSPAAFAGAVKANPVFKGRADALRLPTRDAKFTAFLGVLRGIWKTEPAAKVLVFTESRDTLDALQSELGREGVEALGYHGELPLVERDRQVARFRDPEGPKVLLCTEVGGEGRNFQFAHHLVHYDLPWSPATVEQRIGRLDRIGQTHPVEIHVFDPAGTLASDVLMLLADAVGVFGETVGGLDAVLEEVEDRLAELALLPREARVAYAQELKAKVEAARAQVKRAYDPLLDVRSFDKPAVERLVKRAQERMGIEADEDEGEDGEAPSVEDGLWGVARDLDERLEESVTELARRVGIGVDVDEQVEAFQVAFQFGHALKVDGLPGIDVMEDRTLLGTFWRDTAVEAEELEYFATGHSLVEALFGFLRDGPYGRSGFRFIEKRGPMKARGLEVLYHVQLPEPEDTSPGARVPSRQLARFLERTLLHVAVVEGASGPKADTTVLPALETDGRALKGDEVNRAFPGFGPFVDAAVPVAQKAAEADLAKLATRARKAIEAERDAAAERLRLSLAHQGLKADAVEAQLDAERTHYERLLKALAGARVILDSACGFVINR, encoded by the coding sequence ATGTCCCTCGTCGAAGGTTCCAAGGTCCGCTACCTCCCGCAGCCCGAATGGGGTGTGGGACACCTGATGTCTTTTCAGGAGGAGGGCGCCAAGGCGCTCGTCTCCTTCCCGGCCCGGGAGGATGCGCCGGTGCTGGTGTCCACCAAGGGCGGCGCGCTGGTCCAGTACGCGCTGCCGCCGGGCGAGCCGGTGCTGACGTACAAGGGACGGCTGGCCCTGGTCATCCGCGAGGAGCCGGGCGCGCGCGGCCTGCGCCGCTACGTGCTGCGCTACGCGGATGACGGCGAGGAGGACGAGCTCCCCGAGTCCGAGGTGCGCGCGCTGCCGCCGCGCTCGGATCTCCTGTCCACGCTGCGCGAGGGGCGGGTGGGCGACTCGAAGGCCTTCATGCTGCGCAAGCAGGCGCTGGTGCTGGACGACGAGCGCCGCTGCGACGCGCTGGGCGCGCTGCTGGCCAGCCGCATCATGGTGAAGCCGCACCAGGTGGGCGTGGTGCAGCGCGTGCTGTCCGCGCGCCGGCCCCGCTTCGTGCTGGCGGACGAGGTGGGCCTGGGCAAGACGATTGAGGCGGGCATGGTGTTCAGCGCGCTGCGGCTGTCGGGCCTGGCGCGCCGCTGCCTCGTGGTGGCGCCCAGCCACCTCACCGTGCAGTGGCTGGTGGAGCTGTTCCACAAGTTCAACCAGCTCTTCACGCTGATGGACTCGGACCGCTACGAGCAGTCCCTCAAGGAGGCGCCCGGCGTCTCCCCCTGGGCGCGCTTCCCGCTGGTGGTGACGAGCCTGGAGTTGCTGTCGCGCAGCGCCGAGCACCGCCGCGAGCTGGCCGGCGAGGACGCCTTCTGGGACCTGGTCATCGTCGACGAGGCGCACCACCTCAAGGGCGAGAAGGCCTTCGAGTCGGCGAAGGTGCTCGCCGGCAACTCGTGGGGCCTGCTGCTGCTCACCGCCACGCCCATGCAGTTGGATCCGGCGGAGTACCACGGGCTGCTCACGCTCATCGACGCGGGGACCGCGCCCACGGTGGCGGGCTTCGAGGAGCGGCTCAAGCGCCAGGAGGAGCTGTCCTCCGCGGTGCGCGCGCTGATGGAGGGCGGCAAGCCCTCCACCGCCGTGCAGGCGCTGGCGAAGCGCTTCCCCGAGGACGCGAAGCTCGCGGCGCTGAAGGACCGGGACGCGCTGCTCCAGCACCTCGCGGAGACGTACAGCCTGAGCGACAGGCTGGTGCGCAACCGCCGCGCGGTGGTGGGCGGCTTCTCCACGCGCCGGCTGCACCGGCACCCGGTGGAGCTGCCCGCCGAGGAGCTCAAGGTGCGTGACGCCGCGCTGGCGACGCTGGCCGAGGGCTCGCTGCGCGGCGCGCCGCTGGGCAACGTGCTGCGCCGGCTGGAGTCCAGCCCCGCCGCCTTCGCGGGCGCGGTGAAGGCCAATCCCGTCTTCAAGGGCAGGGCGGACGCGCTGCGGCTGCCCACGCGCGACGCGAAATTCACCGCGTTCCTCGGCGTGCTGCGCGGCATCTGGAAGACGGAGCCGGCGGCGAAGGTGCTCGTCTTCACGGAGAGCCGCGACACGCTGGACGCGCTCCAGTCCGAGCTGGGCCGCGAGGGCGTGGAGGCGCTGGGCTACCACGGTGAGCTACCGCTGGTGGAGCGCGACAGGCAGGTGGCGCGCTTCAGGGATCCGGAGGGCCCCAAGGTGCTGCTGTGCACGGAGGTGGGCGGCGAGGGCCGCAACTTCCAGTTCGCGCACCACCTGGTGCACTACGATTTGCCCTGGAGCCCGGCCACGGTGGAGCAGCGCATCGGCCGCCTGGACCGCATCGGCCAGACGCACCCGGTGGAGATCCACGTCTTCGACCCGGCGGGCACGCTGGCGTCGGACGTGCTGATGCTGCTGGCGGATGCCGTGGGCGTCTTCGGCGAGACGGTGGGCGGCCTGGACGCGGTGCTGGAAGAGGTGGAGGACCGGCTCGCGGAATTGGCGCTGCTGCCGCGCGAGGCGCGCGTGGCGTACGCCCAGGAGTTGAAGGCGAAGGTGGAGGCCGCGCGCGCGCAGGTGAAGCGCGCGTATGACCCGTTGCTGGACGTGCGCAGCTTCGACAAGCCGGCGGTGGAGCGGCTGGTGAAGCGCGCCCAGGAGCGCATGGGCATCGAGGCCGACGAGGACGAGGGTGAGGACGGCGAGGCCCCGAGCGTCGAGGACGGCCTGTGGGGCGTGGCGAGAGACCTCGACGAGCGCCTGGAGGAGAGCGTCACCGAGCTGGCGCGCCGCGTGGGCATCGGCGTGGACGTGGACGAGCAGGTGGAGGCGTTCCAGGTGGCCTTCCAGTTCGGCCACGCGCTGAAGGTGGACGGGCTGCCGGGCATCGACGTGATGGAGGACCGGACGCTGCTGGGCACCTTCTGGCGCGACACGGCGGTGGAGGCGGAGGAATTGGAATACTTCGCCACCGGCCACTCGCTGGTGGAGGCCCTCTTCGGCTTCCTGCGCGACGGCCCCTACGGGCGCAGCGGGTTCCGCTTCATCGAGAAGCGCGGGCCGATGAAGGCGCGCGGGCTGGAGGTGCTGTACCACGTGCAGCTCCCGGAGCCGGAGGACACCTCCCCGGGCGCGCGCGTGCCCAGCCGCCAACTGGCGCGCTTCCTGGAGCGCACGCTGCTGCACGTGGCGGTGGTGGAGGGCGCCAGCGGCCCGAAGGCGGACACCACCGTGTTGCCCGCACTGGAGACCGACGGCCGCGCGCTCAAGGGCGACGAGGTGAATCGCGCCTTCCCGGGCTTCGGCCCCTTCGTGGACGCGGCCGTGCCGGTGGCGCAGAAGGCCGCGGAGGCGGACCTGGCGAAGCTGGCCACCCGCGCGCGCAAGGCCATTGAAGCCGAGCGCGACGCGGCGGCCGAGCGCCTGCGCCTCTCCCTGGCCCACCAGGGCCTGAAGGCCGACGCGGTGGAGGCGCAACTGGACGCCGAGCGCACCCACTACGAGCGGCTGCTCAAGGCGCTGGCGGGCGCGCGAGTCATTCTCGACTCCGCTTGCGGCTTCGTCATCAATCGCTGA
- a CDS encoding sensor histidine kinase: MMRRWTFAQRVGAGLSACLLAGVLLLGTLLSAVYGHLITQEATPGALPQALVAGLVGLAGVGALGFVLHRSLAPLHARHEHSEQRLQLLMDGVTDYALCFLDRAGRVTAWSAGAARLSGWSEADVIGREADRLYPEDEVAAGVPRAHQERAAREGRLLAEGWRVRRDGTRFWAETLLTGLHDGRGRLRGFAQVTRDITERRRMERAQSLFAEAGRVLQPLSGAREVGEALTRLCVPEVADACILFVPGEDGTVRPQAVACADMEAAGRIWEPLLRCPDDGEVGPSRVVRTGRGELLPELDAARTSQALAGTAYGELLRTLGVTSALTVPLAVGTRVLGALCLMSTGPLRRFGEVDRAFMEELAARAALALDNARLLAEAKDALELIGVAAHDLGNPLSSLQLRLRRLRMLEGANSHDPRMRDGLAGAEMETRRLGRLVHNLLDLSRLSAGQMVLDTEELDLAKLVREVVERHGDQATAAGCSLTLRVDEDATGLWDRQRLDRVVTNLVSNALKFGRGQPVEVRVHADSDHARFTVKDAGIGISTEAQQRLFRRFQRVHDGGHHAGTGLGLYIVRQLVEAHGGSIHVQSRTGEGAEFTVELPRTPCTEACLPTEARA; this comes from the coding sequence ATGATGCGCCGTTGGACGTTTGCTCAGCGAGTAGGGGCAGGTCTGTCCGCATGCCTGCTGGCCGGGGTGCTGCTCCTCGGGACGCTGCTGTCAGCAGTCTACGGACACCTCATCACCCAGGAGGCCACGCCCGGCGCGCTGCCCCAGGCGCTGGTGGCGGGGCTGGTGGGACTGGCCGGAGTGGGCGCGCTGGGCTTCGTGCTCCACCGCTCCCTGGCGCCGCTCCATGCGCGGCACGAGCACAGCGAGCAGCGCCTGCAGCTCCTCATGGACGGCGTGACGGACTACGCGCTGTGCTTCCTCGACAGGGCCGGCCGCGTCACCGCGTGGAGCGCCGGCGCGGCGCGGCTGAGCGGCTGGTCGGAGGCGGACGTCATCGGCCGCGAGGCGGACCGGCTCTACCCGGAGGACGAGGTCGCCGCGGGTGTGCCCCGCGCGCACCAGGAGCGCGCCGCGCGCGAGGGGCGCCTGCTGGCCGAGGGCTGGCGCGTGCGCCGCGACGGCACGCGCTTCTGGGCGGAGACGCTGCTCACCGGGCTGCACGACGGCCGTGGCCGGCTGCGCGGCTTCGCGCAGGTGACGCGCGACATCACCGAGCGCCGCCGCATGGAGCGCGCCCAGTCCCTCTTCGCCGAGGCCGGCCGCGTCCTCCAGCCGCTGTCCGGCGCACGCGAGGTGGGCGAGGCCCTCACGCGCCTGTGCGTGCCCGAAGTGGCGGACGCCTGCATCCTCTTCGTCCCCGGTGAGGACGGCACCGTGCGGCCGCAGGCCGTGGCGTGCGCGGACATGGAGGCCGCCGGCCGCATCTGGGAGCCGCTCCTGCGCTGCCCGGATGACGGCGAGGTGGGTCCCTCGCGCGTGGTGCGCACCGGCCGCGGCGAGCTGCTGCCCGAGTTGGACGCGGCGCGCACGTCGCAGGCGCTGGCCGGCACCGCGTACGGCGAGCTGCTGCGCACGCTGGGCGTGACGTCCGCCCTCACCGTGCCGCTGGCCGTGGGCACGCGCGTGCTGGGCGCGCTGTGCCTCATGTCCACCGGCCCGCTCCGCCGCTTCGGCGAGGTGGACCGCGCCTTCATGGAGGAGCTGGCCGCGCGCGCCGCGCTCGCGCTGGACAACGCGCGCCTGCTGGCCGAGGCGAAGGACGCGCTCGAGCTCATCGGCGTGGCCGCGCACGATTTGGGCAACCCGCTCAGCTCGCTCCAGCTCCGGCTGCGGCGGCTGCGCATGCTGGAGGGCGCCAACTCGCATGACCCGCGCATGCGCGACGGGCTGGCCGGGGCGGAGATGGAGACGCGGCGCCTGGGCCGGCTGGTGCACAACCTCCTGGACCTGTCGCGCCTGTCCGCCGGCCAGATGGTGCTGGACACCGAGGAGCTCGACCTGGCGAAGCTGGTGCGCGAGGTGGTGGAGCGCCACGGCGACCAGGCCACCGCCGCCGGCTGCTCCCTCACCCTGCGCGTGGACGAAGACGCCACCGGCCTCTGGGACAGGCAGCGACTGGACCGCGTCGTCACCAACCTCGTCAGCAACGCCCTCAAGTTCGGCCGGGGCCAACCCGTGGAGGTGCGCGTCCACGCCGACAGCGACCATGCCCGCTTCACAGTGAAGGACGCCGGCATCGGCATCTCCACCGAGGCCCAGCAGCGCCTCTTCCGCCGCTTCCAACGCGTCCACGACGGAGGCCACCACGCCGGCACCGGCCTGGGCCTCTACATCGTCCGCCAACTGGTGGAGGCCCACGGTGGCTCCATCCACGTGCAGAGCCGCACCGGGGAGGGCGCGGAATTCACGGTTGAGCTGCCTCGGACGCCGTGCACCGAGGCCTGCCTGCCCACTGAAGCCCGAGCGTGA
- a CDS encoding cytochrome C codes for MGGLGAPRASREPCASRMPSVLATCRATLLASLASLMLACGGPDVSGDLGSDVGLEAQGQAVTESDAERSGAIKPVALALEVNNGEGKLVRVRAGGTFYINQIDIRAVVQATTDEGLKSLRTDSDFAGLGWTGVRVADQESTGLGAPFTRRRFYRGAAWMDVPSFFTVEPVDQHGRLTGAPVLVNAGSEYTRRTESDDFFVRRFRAIQTATGCATRTDCSGSTSFEEEALVELRNAYDHARAHTLTFQPNTRALRLRWSLRPFAPYELPVEQVKNPEYSYGFKVELAALTPPRPNGTYAPGSDITFQLTLRDGAGKRLHPKGVLPPYNEVAPDGTESGLQYYRAFFDATTTYYRRKHRERMLMAQVIGPAQNIQPIRSIVGLGAFLDPDIDAQVVGLPQRDGVYSQFTTFPFANVLFGGAFIDPNLWNQINTDTWTFTIPSNAAPGTYLVTAKGRRVYLGEDLPGSTTMEIQVGTKQRTQATLPTGPCNTCHSQGGELSQVLHANDNRAACSGCHAPLEFELEGPIFVRTHFIHSRSNRFDAPLEKCSSCHLTKASIQRTSKAACLSCHKSYPETHVAQFGPIESMYVGGGQESFQQCTGACHTQHPGSGL; via the coding sequence ATGGGTGGTCTTGGAGCCCCCCGGGCGAGCCGCGAGCCGTGTGCTTCGCGCATGCCCTCCGTCCTGGCGACCTGCCGCGCAACCCTCCTCGCATCCCTCGCGAGCCTGATGCTCGCCTGCGGCGGTCCGGACGTTTCAGGCGATCTCGGAAGCGACGTCGGGTTGGAGGCGCAGGGGCAGGCGGTGACGGAGTCGGACGCGGAGCGGTCCGGCGCCATCAAGCCGGTGGCGCTCGCCCTGGAAGTGAACAACGGCGAGGGCAAGCTGGTGCGCGTGCGCGCGGGCGGCACCTTCTACATCAACCAGATCGACATCCGCGCCGTGGTGCAGGCCACCACGGACGAGGGCCTCAAGTCCCTGCGCACCGACAGCGACTTCGCGGGCCTGGGTTGGACGGGCGTGCGCGTGGCGGACCAGGAGTCCACGGGCCTGGGCGCGCCCTTCACCCGCCGCCGTTTCTACCGGGGCGCCGCCTGGATGGACGTGCCCAGCTTCTTCACGGTGGAGCCGGTGGACCAGCACGGCCGCCTCACCGGCGCGCCGGTGCTCGTGAATGCGGGCAGCGAGTACACGCGCCGCACGGAGAGCGACGACTTCTTCGTCCGCCGCTTCCGCGCCATCCAGACGGCCACGGGCTGCGCCACCAGGACGGACTGCTCGGGCTCCACGTCGTTCGAAGAGGAGGCGCTCGTCGAGCTGCGCAACGCGTATGACCACGCCAGGGCGCACACGCTCACCTTCCAGCCGAACACCCGCGCCCTGCGCCTGCGCTGGAGCCTGCGCCCGTTCGCGCCCTACGAACTCCCCGTCGAGCAGGTGAAGAACCCCGAGTACTCCTACGGTTTCAAGGTGGAGCTCGCGGCCCTCACCCCGCCGCGGCCGAACGGAACCTATGCGCCGGGCAGTGACATCACCTTCCAGCTCACCCTGCGGGACGGGGCGGGCAAGCGCCTGCACCCCAAGGGCGTGCTGCCGCCCTACAACGAGGTGGCACCGGACGGCACCGAGTCCGGCCTCCAGTACTACCGGGCCTTCTTCGACGCGACGACGACGTACTACCGCCGCAAGCACCGCGAGCGCATGTTGATGGCGCAGGTCATCGGTCCCGCGCAGAACATCCAGCCCATCCGCTCCATCGTCGGGCTCGGCGCGTTCCTCGACCCGGACATCGACGCGCAGGTGGTGGGCCTCCCGCAGCGCGACGGCGTCTACTCCCAGTTCACGACGTTCCCCTTCGCCAACGTCCTGTTCGGCGGCGCCTTCATCGACCCGAACCTCTGGAATCAAATCAACACGGACACCTGGACGTTCACCATCCCCTCGAACGCCGCCCCCGGCACCTACCTGGTGACGGCCAAGGGCCGCCGCGTGTACCTGGGGGAGGACCTGCCCGGCTCCACGACGATGGAAATCCAGGTGGGCACGAAGCAGCGCACCCAGGCCACCCTCCCCACCGGCCCGTGCAACACCTGCCACAGCCAGGGTGGCGAGCTGAGCCAGGTGCTGCACGCCAATGACAACCGCGCCGCCTGCTCCGGCTGCCACGCCCCCCTGGAGTTCGAGCTGGAGGGCCCCATCTTCGTGCGGACCCACTTCATCCACTCGCGCTCCAACCGCTTCGACGCCCCCCTGGAGAAGTGCTCCTCGTGCCACCTGACGAAGGCGAGCATCCAGCGCACCAGCAAGGCCGCCTGCCTGTCCTGCCACAAGTCCTACCCGGAAACCCACGTGGCGCAGTTCGGACCCATCGAGAGCATGTATGTAGGTGGCGGGCAGGAGTCGTTCCAGCAGTGCACCGGGGCCTGTCATACTCAGCACCCGGGCAGCGGCCTCTAG
- a CDS encoding FIST signal transduction protein yields MAQVKMHTARTTLKEPGAAAEDLLSQLGGTHPRLVTMFASRERDQQALNRAVRERLPKGTRLVGATTAGELDNTGIHEGSVVLSALSGDFEVGLGLGSGLSVDAIGAGAAAIKRACDDLGVRQQDLDPRRYVGLVIDDGFRYKKEELLLGILEKSQTLVLVGGGASDDNRDPAKQSALIHVDGEVAGDAVLVALFKTNAPWAALRSHWYVPTGEKLTITKVDESHTRALEIDGQPAAKRYAELLGVEDIRQLEFGTPQGFAVRPTALRVGREYFIRSAWKPLDDGSILFANLLEEGTELELMKMGDMAGMTRAFFTEELPRRVQNPQAALLFHCGGRMWYASATNSVSQLAETLRAAPTAAGMNVHFEIYSGFHINTTLTTLVFGAN; encoded by the coding sequence ATGGCTCAAGTCAAGATGCACACGGCCCGCACCACGTTGAAAGAGCCGGGTGCCGCCGCGGAGGACCTCCTCAGCCAGCTGGGGGGCACGCACCCCCGGCTGGTGACGATGTTCGCCTCGCGCGAGCGCGACCAGCAGGCCCTCAACCGCGCGGTGAGAGAGCGGCTGCCGAAGGGCACGCGCCTCGTCGGCGCCACCACCGCGGGCGAGCTGGACAACACCGGCATCCACGAGGGCAGCGTGGTGTTGTCCGCGCTGTCCGGTGACTTCGAGGTGGGCCTGGGCCTGGGCAGCGGCCTGTCCGTGGACGCCATCGGCGCGGGCGCGGCCGCCATCAAACGCGCCTGTGACGACCTGGGCGTGCGCCAGCAGGACCTGGACCCGCGCAGGTACGTCGGCCTCGTCATCGACGATGGCTTCCGCTACAAGAAGGAAGAGCTGCTGCTGGGCATCCTGGAGAAGAGCCAGACGCTGGTGCTCGTCGGCGGCGGCGCCAGCGACGACAACCGCGACCCGGCGAAGCAGTCCGCCCTCATCCACGTGGATGGCGAGGTGGCCGGCGACGCGGTGCTGGTGGCCCTCTTCAAGACGAATGCTCCCTGGGCCGCGCTGCGCTCGCACTGGTACGTGCCCACCGGCGAGAAGCTCACGATTACCAAGGTGGACGAGAGCCACACCCGCGCGCTCGAAATCGACGGCCAGCCGGCCGCGAAGCGCTACGCGGAGCTGCTCGGCGTGGAGGACATCCGCCAGCTCGAGTTCGGCACCCCGCAGGGCTTCGCGGTGCGCCCCACCGCCCTGCGCGTGGGCCGCGAGTACTTCATCCGCAGCGCCTGGAAGCCCCTGGACGACGGCTCCATCCTCTTCGCCAACCTCCTGGAGGAGGGCACCGAGCTGGAGCTGATGAAGATGGGCGACATGGCCGGCATGACGCGCGCCTTCTTCACCGAGGAGCTGCCCCGCCGGGTACAGAACCCCCAGGCCGCTCTCCTGTTCCACTGTGGTGGGCGCATGTGGTACGCGAGCGCCACCAACAGCGTGTCTCAGCTCGCCGAGACTCTCCGAGCCGCACCCACCGCCGCTGGGATGAACGTGCACTTCGAGATCTACTCGGGCTTCCACATCAACACCACGCTGACCACGCTGGTGTTTGGGGCGAACTAG
- a CDS encoding response regulator: MQNSDTSDNASVLLVASERECQQVEAALASAGVSVKTERATTAAGVEAALSKTWSLALCGSELPGLGFAEVQALWRKYGKELPFVVLSRDWSEDTLEASVRAGALDYVTEDRFSRLAPVVRRELRMTADRLRHSKTAEDLQRTNYLMENIIDSLPFVLFVKDAETRRLVVANKTFADIFRVTKQWLLGKLDHDYFPKEQADSFVAIDTEILTTKQMKSFEEVARADGVDRIFGTRKIPLMDEHGEARFVLGVTEDISERKQREEMLRASQAELLAANKQLAASLEEIKRTRAVSARSLASYQQRALQMEIIRQQNEDLDRLAQELAIAKRNEEERAREAEAAARLKSEFLANFSHEIRTPLNGIIGYCDLLMREEGSRLTAHGRRDLNVVKTNAKTLLALINDILDLSKIEAGRVEVVTEQVDVQELADECMATVKEYLKGKDVTLSTNIDPEARLLRSDALKLRQIMLNLLSNAAKFTDSGEVALNLVPAGDEVVMTVEDTGVGIPADQLPFIFEKFRQVDGSTTRKVGGTGLGLAIVRELSRVLGGTVSVTSTLGRGSTFTVRLPNQLEAPAGIASATHPSERAVPVYEVAQHLGAMAQPGSTVLVVDDDPLMQQLVAGQLEPAGFKVVGAEDGIAALKRARELKPQAILLDIHLPKLDGWSVLSQLKGEPSLSGIPVILISVEEQRARGFSLGACEYLVKPVEPERLVEVVQRSLGQTAGSSAHAGEVLVVDDDSATRELVSRNLRRAGFSTAEARSGEDALLKARVSPPALVVLDLMMPNLDGFEVLRRLRAEKLQVPVVVLTGKTLSSEEEALLRDGFAGFVKKGGHALEDVIAQAKGLLLSQRAATAGKLPRILYVEDSAQNRDIVRRYLGGLFEVIEAEDGEHGLERATRDSPDLILMDLSLPRLDGWEVTRRLRALPSAANVPVIAVTAHAGREYQDKAHAAGCTAYLTKPLDRDQLLEMIRKHLGRNNG, encoded by the coding sequence ATGCAGAACTCCGACACTTCGGACAACGCCTCCGTCCTGCTGGTGGCGAGCGAGCGCGAGTGCCAGCAGGTGGAGGCGGCGCTCGCCAGTGCGGGCGTGTCCGTGAAGACCGAGCGAGCGACCACCGCGGCCGGGGTGGAGGCTGCGCTGTCGAAGACCTGGTCGCTCGCCCTCTGTGGCTCCGAGCTGCCGGGCCTGGGCTTCGCCGAGGTGCAGGCGCTCTGGCGCAAGTACGGCAAGGAGCTGCCCTTCGTGGTGCTCTCGCGCGACTGGAGCGAGGACACGCTGGAGGCGAGCGTGCGCGCCGGCGCGCTCGACTACGTCACCGAGGACCGCTTCAGCCGGCTGGCCCCGGTGGTGCGCCGCGAGCTGCGGATGACGGCGGACCGCCTCCGTCACAGCAAGACGGCGGAGGACCTGCAGCGCACCAACTACCTGATGGAAAACATCATCGACTCGCTCCCCTTCGTCCTCTTCGTGAAGGACGCGGAGACGCGCCGGTTGGTGGTGGCCAATAAAACCTTCGCGGACATCTTCCGCGTCACCAAGCAGTGGCTGCTCGGGAAGCTGGACCACGACTACTTCCCGAAGGAGCAGGCGGACTCCTTCGTCGCCATCGACACCGAAATCCTCACCACCAAGCAGATGAAGTCCTTCGAGGAGGTGGCCCGGGCCGACGGCGTGGACCGCATCTTCGGCACGCGCAAGATTCCGCTGATGGACGAGCACGGCGAGGCCCGCTTCGTGCTCGGCGTCACCGAGGACATCTCCGAGCGCAAGCAGCGCGAGGAGATGCTGCGCGCGTCGCAGGCGGAGCTGCTGGCCGCCAACAAGCAGCTCGCCGCCAGCCTGGAGGAAATCAAGCGCACGCGCGCCGTGTCCGCGCGCTCGCTGGCGTCCTACCAGCAGCGCGCGCTGCAGATGGAAATCATCCGCCAGCAGAACGAGGACCTGGACCGGCTGGCCCAGGAGCTGGCCATCGCCAAGCGCAACGAGGAGGAGCGCGCCCGCGAGGCCGAGGCCGCCGCCCGCCTCAAGAGCGAGTTCCTGGCCAACTTCAGCCACGAAATCCGCACGCCCCTCAACGGCATCATCGGCTACTGCGACCTCCTGATGCGCGAGGAGGGCAGCCGCCTCACCGCCCACGGCCGCAGGGACCTCAACGTCGTCAAGACGAACGCCAAGACGCTGCTGGCGCTCATCAACGACATCCTGGACCTGTCCAAGATTGAAGCCGGCCGCGTGGAAGTCGTGACCGAGCAGGTGGACGTGCAGGAGCTGGCCGACGAGTGCATGGCCACGGTGAAGGAGTACCTCAAGGGCAAGGACGTCACCCTCTCCACGAACATCGACCCCGAGGCGCGCCTGCTCCGCTCGGACGCGCTGAAGCTGCGGCAGATCATGCTCAACCTCCTGAGCAACGCCGCCAAGTTCACCGACTCGGGTGAGGTGGCCCTCAACCTGGTGCCCGCCGGCGACGAGGTGGTGATGACGGTGGAGGACACCGGCGTCGGCATCCCCGCCGACCAGCTCCCCTTCATCTTCGAGAAGTTCCGCCAGGTGGACGGCTCCACCACGCGCAAGGTGGGCGGCACCGGCCTGGGCCTGGCGATTGTGCGGGAGCTGTCGCGCGTGCTGGGCGGCACCGTGTCCGTGACGTCCACCCTGGGCCGCGGCTCCACCTTCACCGTGCGCCTGCCCAACCAGTTGGAGGCGCCGGCCGGCATCGCCTCGGCGACCCACCCGTCCGAGCGCGCGGTGCCCGTGTACGAGGTGGCCCAGCACCTGGGCGCCATGGCCCAGCCGGGCAGCACCGTGCTGGTGGTGGACGACGACCCGCTGATGCAGCAACTGGTGGCGGGGCAGTTGGAGCCTGCGGGCTTCAAGGTGGTGGGCGCCGAGGACGGCATCGCCGCCCTCAAGCGTGCCCGCGAGCTCAAGCCGCAGGCCATCCTCCTGGACATCCACCTGCCCAAGCTGGACGGCTGGTCCGTGCTCAGCCAGCTCAAGGGCGAGCCCTCGCTGTCCGGCATCCCCGTCATCCTCATCTCCGTGGAGGAGCAGCGGGCGCGCGGCTTCTCGCTGGGCGCGTGCGAGTACCTCGTCAAGCCGGTGGAGCCCGAGCGGCTGGTGGAGGTGGTGCAGCGCAGCCTTGGCCAGACGGCGGGCTCCTCCGCCCACGCGGGCGAGGTGCTGGTGGTGGACGACGACTCCGCCACCCGCGAGCTGGTCAGCCGCAACCTGCGCCGCGCCGGCTTCTCCACCGCCGAGGCCCGCAGCGGCGAGGACGCCCTGCTCAAGGCGCGCGTCTCGCCGCCAGCCCTCGTCGTGCTCGACTTGATGATGCCCAACCTGGACGGCTTCGAGGTGCTGCGCCGGCTGCGCGCGGAGAAGCTCCAGGTGCCCGTCGTCGTCCTCACCGGCAAGACGCTGTCCTCCGAGGAGGAAGCGCTGCTGCGCGACGGCTTCGCCGGCTTCGTGAAGAAGGGCGGCCACGCGCTGGAGGACGTCATCGCCCAGGCCAAGGGCCTCCTGCTGTCCCAGCGCGCCGCCACCGCCGGCAAGCTGCCGCGCATCCTCTACGTGGAGGACAGCGCGCAGAACCGGGACATCGTCCGGCGCTACCTCGGCGGCTTGTTCGAGGTCATCGAGGCCGAGGACGGCGAGCACGGCCTGGAGCGGGCCACCCGCGACAGCCCGGACCTCATCCTGATGGACCTCTCCCTGCCGCGACTGGACGGCTGGGAAGTCACGCGCCGCCTGCGCGCGCTACCGTCCGCGGCCAACGTCCCCGTCATCGCCGTCACGGCGCACGCGGGACGCGAGTACCAGGACAAGGCACACGCGGCCGGCTGCACCGCGTACCTCACGAAACCCCTCGATCGTGACCAGTTGCTCGAGATGATTCGCAAGCATCTAGGGAGAAACAATGGCTGA